One stretch of Alcaligenes faecalis DNA includes these proteins:
- a CDS encoding multicopper oxidase family protein, protein MKRRDFFKLTLGASLLSSLPMRSWAQGMMGHHGSMSGDMPGHGMSTRQGLMPIDKMPAGQALQVLPVLKNSSQKKGLFQAKITAAAHQRVLADDKSTELWLYNGQAPGPLIELYEGDQVEIEFENQLAQATTIHWHGLPVPSDQDGNPQDAVMPGQSRYYRFTLPEGCAGTYWYHPHPHGKSGEQVAHGLGGTIIVRSPKDPLKDYTEQHWAISDLRLDINGHIPANTGPDWMNGREGQFVLLNGQRQPLIQASTAERIRIWNSCSARYLKLHIPGARLVQVGTDGGLLEQPLAATDSILMAPAERVEFFIQADKDLDSRLQALYYDRQKMMVQEDPETLTLATLKIRHQEIQLPEQLRAIPAIPAASSTAKVVFSEVMPMNHDMQSGQGSGMASSSGMNHQGMAGMDSDAMMPGMAAMRSMFRINNQVYDMDRIDLRCPTGEWQYWDVINDSHMDHPFHLHGTQFQVLARQTGMLSVPEAFRAWRDTVNLRPNETVRLAFRQELPGLRMFHCHILEHEDLGMMAQLMVE, encoded by the coding sequence ATGAAACGACGCGATTTTTTCAAACTGACTTTAGGTGCCAGCCTGTTGAGCAGCCTGCCTATGCGAAGCTGGGCGCAAGGCATGATGGGGCACCACGGCTCCATGTCCGGCGATATGCCCGGCCACGGCATGAGCACCCGCCAAGGACTGATGCCCATAGACAAAATGCCGGCTGGCCAGGCTCTGCAAGTGTTGCCTGTGCTTAAAAACAGTAGTCAAAAAAAGGGGCTTTTCCAGGCCAAAATTACTGCAGCTGCCCATCAACGCGTTCTGGCGGATGACAAAAGCACCGAGCTCTGGCTATACAATGGCCAAGCTCCCGGCCCGCTGATCGAGCTGTATGAGGGTGATCAGGTAGAAATCGAATTTGAAAACCAGCTGGCCCAAGCCACTACCATTCACTGGCACGGTTTGCCGGTTCCCTCGGATCAGGACGGCAACCCGCAAGACGCCGTCATGCCAGGACAAAGCCGCTACTACCGCTTTACCTTGCCCGAAGGCTGCGCCGGTACCTACTGGTATCACCCGCATCCTCATGGCAAAAGCGGGGAGCAGGTCGCCCATGGGCTAGGCGGGACAATTATTGTTCGCTCTCCCAAAGACCCGTTAAAGGACTACACAGAGCAGCACTGGGCCATTAGCGATTTGCGGCTGGACATCAATGGCCACATCCCGGCCAACACAGGTCCCGACTGGATGAATGGCAGGGAAGGGCAGTTCGTCCTGCTGAATGGTCAACGCCAACCGCTTATCCAGGCAAGCACTGCTGAACGCATCCGTATCTGGAACTCGTGTTCTGCCCGATATTTAAAGCTACATATCCCCGGCGCCCGCCTGGTTCAAGTCGGTACGGATGGCGGACTGTTGGAACAGCCCTTGGCAGCCACCGATTCGATTTTGATGGCCCCGGCCGAGCGGGTGGAGTTCTTTATCCAGGCGGACAAAGACCTGGATAGCCGCCTGCAAGCGCTGTACTACGACCGGCAAAAAATGATGGTGCAGGAAGATCCCGAAACCTTGACACTGGCGACACTAAAAATCCGCCATCAGGAAATCCAACTGCCCGAGCAATTGCGCGCAATTCCTGCGATTCCAGCAGCCTCCAGCACCGCAAAAGTCGTATTCAGCGAAGTCATGCCCATGAACCATGACATGCAATCCGGGCAAGGCTCTGGCATGGCAAGTTCGTCCGGGATGAATCATCAGGGCATGGCAGGAATGGATAGCGACGCCATGATGCCCGGCATGGCTGCCATGCGCTCCATGTTTCGCATCAACAATCAGGTCTACGACATGGACCGCATCGACCTGCGTTGCCCGACAGGGGAGTGGCAATACTGGGACGTGATCAACGACTCCCATATGGACCATCCTTTCCATCTGCACGGAACCCAGTTTCAGGTATTGGCGCGTCAAACCGGGATGCTGTCCGTACCGGAGGCTTTCCGGGCCTGGCGCGATACGGTGAATCTGCGCCCCAACGAGACAGTCCGGCTGGCATTTCGCCAGGAATTACCGGGTCTGCGTATGTTCCACTGCCACATCCTGGAGCACGAGGACCTGGGCATGATGGCGCAGCTCATGGTGGAGTAG
- the purT gene encoding formate-dependent phosphoribosylglycinamide formyltransferase, with translation MSLLGTPLSSSSDKIMLLGSGELGKEVLIALQRLGVETIAVDRYENAPGQQVAHHSRTITMSDAEQLRALIEKEKPTLVVPEIEAIATGVLEELEAQGKVRVIPTARAARLTMDREGIRRLAAETLGVPTSPYQFCESLEELQAAIDGKIGYPCVVKPLMSSSGKGQSKISGPDDVAKAWDYAMAGGRVSQCRVIVEGFIDFDYEITLLTVRAVGADGQIETQFCDPIGHKQVDGDYVESWQPQPMSPKALQSAREIAQAVTQNLGGQGLFGVELFVKGDQVWFSEVSPRPHDTGMVTMATQWQSEFELHARAILGLPVNTALRMPGASAVIYGGVDAKDVDFLNVAEALRIPQTDIRLFGKPESFEKRRMGVALAADADLETARANARQAAATVKVQAR, from the coding sequence ATGAGCCTGTTGGGCACCCCTTTATCGTCGTCGTCGGACAAAATCATGCTCTTGGGCTCGGGAGAGCTGGGCAAAGAAGTGCTGATTGCGCTGCAGCGCCTGGGGGTTGAAACCATAGCGGTAGACCGCTACGAGAACGCACCTGGCCAACAAGTCGCCCATCACTCGCGCACCATCACCATGAGTGACGCCGAGCAACTGCGCGCCCTGATCGAAAAAGAAAAGCCCACCCTGGTCGTGCCCGAGATTGAAGCCATTGCCACCGGCGTGCTGGAAGAGCTGGAAGCCCAGGGCAAAGTGCGCGTTATTCCAACCGCCCGTGCCGCTCGTCTGACCATGGACCGTGAAGGCATCCGCCGCCTGGCCGCTGAAACCCTGGGCGTTCCCACCAGCCCCTACCAGTTCTGCGAATCGCTGGAAGAACTGCAAGCCGCTATCGATGGCAAGATTGGCTATCCCTGCGTGGTCAAACCCTTGATGAGCAGCTCAGGCAAAGGCCAAAGCAAGATCAGCGGCCCAGATGATGTTGCCAAAGCCTGGGACTACGCCATGGCGGGTGGCCGCGTCAGCCAATGCCGCGTCATTGTTGAAGGCTTTATCGACTTCGACTACGAAATCACCTTGTTGACCGTCCGTGCCGTAGGCGCAGACGGCCAGATAGAAACCCAATTCTGCGATCCTATCGGCCACAAACAAGTGGATGGCGACTACGTGGAAAGCTGGCAGCCACAGCCCATGAGCCCTAAAGCTCTGCAAAGCGCGCGCGAGATTGCCCAAGCCGTTACCCAGAACCTGGGCGGTCAGGGCTTGTTTGGCGTAGAGCTGTTCGTGAAGGGCGATCAGGTCTGGTTCAGTGAAGTCAGCCCCCGTCCTCACGACACCGGCATGGTTACCATGGCCACCCAATGGCAGTCCGAATTTGAGCTGCATGCACGCGCCATTCTGGGCCTGCCTGTGAATACCGCCTTGCGTATGCCCGGCGCCAGCGCCGTGATCTACGGCGGTGTAGACGCAAAAGACGTGGATTTCCTGAATGTGGCCGAAGCCTTGCGCATCCCGCAAACCGATATCCGTCTGTTCGGCAAACCCGAGAGCTTTGAAAAGCGCCGCATGGGTGTCGCCCTGGCAGCAGACGCTGACCTGGAAACAGCCCGCGCCAACGCCCGCCAAGCGGCTGCCACCGTCAAAGTCCAAGCCCGCTAA
- the pap gene encoding polyphosphate:AMP phosphotransferase, which translates to MGHVLQFAERDPSLSDDLAKEQIEVLREALLSKQYERLDKADQTLLIVVAGMDGVGKGSAINTLNTWLDPRHVHTLAFGKLSEEEAMRPLMWRYWNSLPARGQTGLVFGSWYAPLMKELGRKEPDPAKIALYTHLINRFEAQLAYQGVQVLKLWFHLSAQAQLDRCATLMSDPNTAWRVSKADLKVHKQFNRLRNAATQTINLTHRNYAPWVVIPSADKNLRDVSLAKVVLEAMDKPIVPRQVKEPHAFPFRLNVPTVSLQSPPPEEPVQDYDAELLHWQGRLSCAVRSKAFRKHSLVLVFEGRDAAGKGGTIRRLTEALDVRTYDIHPISAPNTVELARPYLWRFWRKLPRLGEISIFDRSWYGRVLVERVEKLISRAAWHRSYEEINEFEAQLLANGTAVIKFWLDIDKDEQLKRFKAREETPFKNYKITEDDWRNREKWTAYQRAAQEMFAQTDTHMAPWHIVPSKDKKAARIQVLRTVVETLESLDEHMISLNEPALSDQVSEQV; encoded by the coding sequence ATGGGCCATGTACTACAGTTTGCCGAACGCGATCCCAGCTTGAGTGATGACTTGGCCAAGGAGCAGATTGAGGTTCTGCGCGAAGCCTTGCTGTCCAAGCAGTACGAACGCCTGGATAAAGCAGATCAAACTCTGCTGATTGTGGTGGCGGGTATGGATGGTGTGGGTAAAGGCTCTGCGATCAATACCTTGAACACGTGGTTGGACCCTCGCCATGTGCACACTCTGGCGTTCGGCAAGTTAAGTGAAGAAGAAGCCATGCGCCCTTTGATGTGGCGTTATTGGAATAGTCTGCCGGCTCGTGGTCAGACAGGTTTGGTGTTTGGTTCCTGGTACGCCCCTTTGATGAAAGAATTGGGCCGTAAAGAACCGGATCCGGCGAAGATTGCGCTGTATACCCATCTGATCAATCGTTTTGAGGCGCAGTTGGCATATCAAGGCGTGCAGGTTCTGAAGCTGTGGTTCCATCTTTCCGCCCAGGCTCAGCTGGATCGATGCGCAACCCTGATGTCTGATCCCAATACAGCCTGGCGCGTCAGCAAGGCTGACCTGAAAGTTCACAAGCAATTCAATCGTTTGCGCAATGCCGCTACGCAAACCATCAATCTGACTCATCGAAATTACGCGCCCTGGGTGGTGATCCCCAGCGCGGATAAGAACCTGCGTGATGTGTCTTTGGCCAAGGTGGTTCTGGAGGCGATGGATAAGCCTATCGTCCCGCGTCAGGTGAAAGAGCCGCATGCTTTCCCGTTCCGCTTGAACGTCCCGACTGTCTCGCTGCAGTCCCCTCCTCCTGAAGAACCTGTACAGGATTACGATGCTGAGCTCCTGCATTGGCAAGGTCGTTTGTCCTGCGCGGTACGTAGCAAAGCCTTCCGCAAGCACTCTTTAGTGCTGGTGTTCGAGGGGCGTGATGCGGCGGGTAAAGGTGGCACTATTCGACGTTTGACTGAAGCCCTGGATGTACGCACTTACGATATCCACCCTATTTCTGCCCCTAACACTGTGGAGTTGGCGCGCCCGTATCTATGGCGTTTCTGGCGCAAACTGCCGCGTCTGGGTGAAATCTCGATTTTTGATCGATCCTGGTATGGCCGTGTACTGGTCGAGCGAGTGGAAAAATTGATTTCTCGCGCCGCCTGGCATCGTTCTTACGAGGAAATCAACGAATTTGAGGCGCAGTTGCTAGCCAACGGCACAGCTGTGATCAAGTTCTGGCTGGATATTGATAAGGACGAGCAGCTCAAGCGCTTCAAGGCCCGCGAGGAAACGCCCTTCAAGAATTACAAGATTACGGAAGACGATTGGCGTAATCGGGAAAAATGGACGGCCTATCAACGCGCCGCCCAGGAGATGTTCGCCCAGACCGATACTCACATGGCACCTTGGCATATTGTGCCCAGCAAGGACAAGAAAGCCGCTCGTATTCAGGTGCTGCGCACGGTAGTCGAAACGCTGGAGTCCCTGGATGAACACATGATCAGCTTGAATGAGCCGGCCTTGTCTGATCAGGTCAGTGAGCAGGTATAA
- a CDS encoding DUF523 domain-containing protein, producing the protein MKFVLVSSCLLGKPVRYNGTHKLAENEVLARWLNEGRVVSVCPELAGGMPVPRPPAEIIGGGGMRVFSGLARVVDAQGNDVSRAFVAGSVQTLEQAKLKGIRVAVLKEDSPSCGSSSIYDGTFTGNRIQEQGVTAALLESEGIRVFSETQFAQAEAYLRSLDAEATE; encoded by the coding sequence ATGAAATTCGTTTTAGTAAGCTCCTGCCTGCTTGGCAAACCTGTCCGCTACAACGGCACCCACAAGCTTGCAGAGAATGAAGTGTTGGCGCGCTGGCTGAACGAAGGTCGTGTCGTCTCCGTGTGCCCTGAGCTTGCAGGTGGCATGCCGGTCCCTCGTCCTCCTGCTGAAATTATCGGAGGCGGTGGCATGCGGGTGTTTTCAGGGCTGGCGCGTGTTGTGGATGCTCAGGGAAATGACGTGTCGCGCGCTTTCGTCGCTGGCTCCGTGCAAACTTTAGAGCAAGCAAAGCTCAAAGGTATTCGGGTCGCCGTTCTTAAAGAAGACAGCCCATCCTGTGGTTCCAGCTCTATTTACGACGGCACCTTCACAGGTAACCGTATTCAGGAACAAGGCGTCACCGCCGCTTTACTGGAATCCGAAGGCATTCGGGTCTTTAGCGAGACGCAGTTTGCACAGGCTGAGGCCTATCTCCGTAGCTTGGACGCTGAGGCTACGGAGTAA
- a CDS encoding LysR family transcriptional regulator: MGASSFASQQSDEFAAFIAIVRAGSFSAAALKLQRHPSIISKRIASLEERLGVRLIERSTRRIKLTDAGERFYERLSEAAQILDEAEQEAGHLSKEIVGSLRISLPGALGRMWLSPIIARFAQAQPRLTVHTDYSDKYVDVIAEGYDACIRVGALEDSRLIANRLCSHSRILCASPQYLETHTRPAHPKDLANHNCLGHTGLRTYPEWVLYQGEEALAVTARGNFVSNDGEALLDAARQGIGILGSSNWLVARDIAAGTLVPVLPGWTFDRQSAIYFIRPSVKFTPSKTAAFKAWVEKAFSSGAPWEKLLA, translated from the coding sequence GTGGGCGCTTCCTCATTTGCCAGCCAGCAATCAGATGAGTTTGCTGCATTCATTGCAATTGTCCGTGCCGGATCATTTTCTGCGGCGGCCCTGAAACTGCAACGTCATCCATCAATTATTTCCAAACGGATTGCCTCGCTTGAAGAGCGTTTGGGCGTGCGCTTGATTGAACGCTCCACACGGCGTATCAAGCTGACAGATGCCGGTGAGCGCTTTTATGAAAGGCTGAGTGAGGCTGCTCAAATACTTGACGAGGCAGAGCAGGAAGCTGGGCACCTGTCTAAAGAGATAGTGGGCAGTCTAAGGATTAGCCTGCCTGGTGCGTTAGGCAGGATGTGGCTTAGTCCGATTATTGCGCGATTCGCCCAGGCCCAGCCCCGCTTGACGGTGCACACGGACTACTCGGACAAGTACGTGGATGTGATTGCCGAGGGATATGACGCTTGCATTCGAGTCGGCGCTTTAGAGGATAGCCGCCTGATTGCGAATCGGCTTTGTAGTCACAGCAGAATTTTGTGTGCTTCTCCCCAGTACCTTGAAACACATACTCGTCCTGCTCATCCCAAAGACTTGGCCAATCACAATTGTCTTGGTCATACAGGCTTGCGTACCTATCCTGAGTGGGTTTTATATCAAGGTGAGGAAGCGCTTGCGGTCACGGCAAGGGGAAACTTTGTCAGCAATGATGGCGAAGCCTTGCTGGACGCCGCGCGCCAAGGGATAGGCATACTTGGGTCCAGCAACTGGCTGGTTGCGCGAGATATTGCGGCAGGGACTTTAGTGCCTGTTCTGCCTGGCTGGACATTCGACAGACAGTCAGCCATCTACTTTATCCGTCCCTCCGTCAAGTTCACGCCATCGAAAACAGCAGCATTCAAAGCATGGGTGGAAAAGGCCTTTTCCAGTGGTGCTCCTTGGGAGAAGCTGCTTGCTTAG
- a CDS encoding PhzF family phenazine biosynthesis protein, with translation MQVKFKQVDVFANTSFKGNPVAVVLDATGLTESQMQGIANWTNVSETTFVSSTTDPAADYKIKIFTPSSELPFAGHPTIGTAHALIEAGIVQPRNGWITQQCEVGLIPIRVERESNGSARIFFELPKSEFTELNTEEIQRVQDILGAPALSAITPRFVNVGPIHTVVQLPTAQDVLALTPKLDDLHRFSKEHGTAGIVVFGAQKSGAESAIEARSFFPILGINEDPVCGSGNGAIAAFIAETQQTSVFGNHFSSSQGRVLGREGKIALRISPDSRIQVGGESVTTIDGLISI, from the coding sequence ATGCAGGTTAAATTCAAGCAAGTTGATGTTTTTGCCAACACCTCATTCAAAGGCAATCCGGTCGCCGTCGTGCTTGATGCCACGGGCCTGACCGAGTCCCAGATGCAAGGGATTGCCAACTGGACAAACGTCTCAGAAACGACTTTTGTGTCTTCCACTACAGATCCTGCCGCAGACTACAAGATCAAAATCTTTACTCCAAGCTCGGAACTGCCCTTTGCGGGACACCCAACGATTGGAACGGCACATGCGCTGATTGAAGCCGGTATCGTCCAGCCCAGAAATGGCTGGATTACCCAGCAATGTGAAGTCGGCTTGATTCCAATCCGGGTAGAGCGCGAAAGCAATGGGTCTGCCCGGATTTTCTTTGAGCTGCCCAAATCAGAATTTACAGAGCTGAACACCGAAGAAATCCAGCGCGTTCAAGACATTCTTGGAGCCCCTGCCCTGTCTGCCATCACACCCAGGTTTGTGAATGTCGGACCCATTCATACCGTGGTGCAACTGCCTACTGCGCAGGACGTATTAGCGCTGACACCCAAGCTGGATGATCTGCATAGATTCAGCAAAGAGCACGGTACAGCAGGCATCGTCGTATTCGGTGCCCAGAAAAGTGGCGCGGAAAGCGCCATCGAAGCCCGGTCCTTCTTCCCCATACTCGGCATCAACGAGGACCCGGTGTGCGGAAGCGGCAATGGCGCAATCGCCGCATTTATTGCCGAGACTCAGCAAACCAGCGTATTCGGCAATCACTTTTCAAGCTCTCAGGGCCGGGTACTCGGGCGCGAAGGAAAGATAGCACTCAGAATTTCTCCAGACTCCCGTATTCAGGTGGGCGGAGAAAGTGTCACGACTATTGATGGACTCATTTCAATCTAA
- a CDS encoding RidA family protein produces MHKSIISTEHAPSTLGAYSQGVRTGDFLYTSGQIGIDPVSMQLVDGVENQIRQTFQNIQAICAAEGADLSNIIKLTVLLVDQDSWVLVNKVMQEMFSSPYPSRTAFGVAWLPLGAAIEVEAVIRLGSSE; encoded by the coding sequence ATGCACAAATCTATTATTTCGACTGAACATGCTCCCAGCACTTTGGGGGCGTACTCTCAAGGTGTCCGAACAGGGGATTTTCTCTACACCTCCGGGCAAATTGGCATTGATCCCGTCTCAATGCAGCTTGTAGACGGCGTTGAGAATCAAATTCGACAGACCTTTCAAAATATCCAGGCTATCTGCGCAGCAGAAGGTGCAGATCTCTCGAACATCATCAAATTAACCGTGCTTCTTGTTGATCAAGATTCGTGGGTCTTGGTCAACAAGGTGATGCAGGAGATGTTCAGCAGCCCATACCCCTCTCGCACGGCCTTTGGTGTGGCATGGCTTCCCCTTGGGGCCGCGATCGAGGTCGAGGCTGTGATACGCCTGGGTTCTTCTGAATAG
- a CDS encoding GNAT family N-acetyltransferase, with translation MTSTPVFRRAVAADLEAIVAMLADDILGQKRENTSLPLAQSYLDAFAAIEADPNQYLAVVELNGAVVGTLQITYMPGLSHQGAWRGEIESVRIASSARGSGLGRLMIQWAVEQCRQRQCRLVQLTSDMARTDAHRFYEQLGFTASHKGFKLTL, from the coding sequence GTGACGTCGACACCTGTTTTTCGTCGTGCTGTAGCAGCAGATCTGGAAGCGATCGTGGCCATGTTGGCGGACGATATTCTGGGTCAGAAGCGTGAGAACACCAGCCTGCCTTTGGCTCAGTCCTATCTGGACGCATTTGCAGCGATAGAAGCGGATCCAAATCAGTATCTGGCTGTTGTAGAACTGAATGGCGCCGTTGTCGGAACCTTGCAGATCACCTATATGCCCGGCCTGTCGCACCAAGGTGCCTGGCGTGGGGAAATCGAGTCCGTGCGCATCGCCAGCTCTGCCCGTGGCTCGGGATTGGGGCGTTTGATGATTCAGTGGGCGGTAGAACAATGCCGTCAGCGTCAATGCCGACTTGTGCAGTTGACCTCGGATATGGCGCGAACCGATGCACATCGGTTTTATGAGCAACTGGGCTTTACGGCTAGCCACAAGGGTTTCAAGCTCACCCTGTAA
- a CDS encoding site-specific integrase — protein MKKRSTKEEGQFDLPILGSQAADISAEALFDTWLQHQRPPMAPSTQRVYRTLWRRFLQALQDHKKQYTQIKPVDIRDFLSNLDEVRRPQRERYQQVIARAYEELCRQDGRSENPALAPAINDPFKETWRQAPDNQATQFLSVDQCLATIKALRSRLQVLELASDMTIAARWREYRDMTIVAVMLGTGLRPVELGQLHPSAIGVAKRSVEPIETDEADDEESAHWRDGTILLKLAGAAKREVVVPVWCEGILRSWLIFSGAEDASAWVKDSRVFPGSRQISAARPQAQMNPATLARIVSKWGIKQMDLLMTPQRLRNTFGAGLIERGFSLPEIEEIMGYAPGAASAWRLQASWLAWLDAQKTPDNPAITENTHSE, from the coding sequence ATGAAAAAACGGTCTACAAAAGAAGAAGGGCAGTTTGACCTGCCCATTTTGGGCTCGCAGGCTGCAGATATTTCGGCAGAGGCCTTGTTTGATACGTGGCTGCAGCATCAACGCCCGCCCATGGCACCGAGCACGCAGCGGGTTTATCGCACTTTATGGCGACGCTTCTTGCAGGCGCTGCAAGACCACAAAAAGCAGTACACCCAGATCAAACCCGTTGATATTCGGGACTTCTTGAGCAATCTGGACGAAGTGCGCCGGCCGCAGCGCGAGCGTTATCAACAAGTCATCGCCCGTGCTTACGAAGAGCTCTGCCGCCAGGATGGCCGCTCGGAAAACCCCGCACTAGCCCCCGCTATTAATGACCCCTTCAAGGAAACCTGGCGCCAGGCCCCTGACAACCAGGCCACCCAATTTCTTTCCGTAGATCAATGCCTTGCCACGATCAAGGCCCTGCGCTCCCGGCTGCAAGTCCTGGAACTGGCCAGTGATATGACCATCGCTGCCCGCTGGCGTGAATATCGAGATATGACGATTGTGGCTGTGATGCTCGGCACAGGCTTGCGCCCGGTGGAGTTGGGGCAGTTGCACCCTTCCGCAATAGGCGTAGCCAAACGCTCAGTGGAACCCATAGAAACAGATGAAGCAGATGACGAAGAATCAGCCCACTGGCGTGATGGCACTATCCTGCTCAAGCTTGCTGGCGCGGCAAAACGTGAAGTTGTTGTACCCGTCTGGTGCGAAGGCATTTTGCGTAGCTGGTTGATCTTTAGTGGAGCCGAAGACGCTTCAGCCTGGGTAAAAGATAGCCGTGTCTTTCCTGGGAGCCGTCAGATCAGTGCTGCCCGGCCCCAAGCGCAGATGAATCCCGCTACGCTCGCCCGTATCGTCAGCAAATGGGGGATCAAGCAGATGGATCTGTTAATGACGCCCCAAAGGCTGCGCAATACCTTTGGTGCAGGCTTGATCGAACGTGGTTTTTCTCTACCCGAAATCGAAGAAATTATGGGCTACGCCCCCGGTGCCGCCAGCGCCTGGCGTTTGCAAGCATCCTGGCTGGCGTGGCTGGATGCACAGAAAACACCTGACAATCCCGCCATTACAGAGAATACGCATTCGGAATGA
- a CDS encoding SH3 domain-containing protein: MKYLVTTPHRSEYPNPLVLKKGDFLKIGELCQGPENWDNWIYCSTNEHSGGWVPEQIIERLPEAGTGQALQDYSAQEMDVDEGDLVQGEKILNGWCWCQRPRDGARGWVPISHLSALLSET; encoded by the coding sequence ATGAAGTACTTGGTCACCACCCCACATCGCTCTGAATATCCCAACCCCTTGGTCCTGAAAAAAGGCGACTTTCTTAAGATCGGAGAGCTGTGTCAAGGTCCGGAAAATTGGGATAACTGGATTTATTGCTCTACCAATGAACACTCCGGCGGATGGGTGCCTGAGCAAATTATTGAACGCCTGCCCGAAGCGGGTACAGGGCAGGCGCTGCAAGATTACAGCGCCCAGGAAATGGATGTGGATGAAGGTGATCTGGTTCAAGGGGAGAAAATTCTGAATGGCTGGTGCTGGTGTCAGCGCCCCCGGGATGGTGCCCGGGGGTGGGTGCCTATCAGCCACCTCTCCGCCCTGCTTTCTGAAACCTGA